The following is a genomic window from Tachypleus tridentatus isolate NWPU-2018 unplaced genomic scaffold, ASM421037v1 tig00013818_pilon, whole genome shotgun sequence.
TAGATCTTTGTTGTACATATGGAAATCGATTGAGTGATCTTGGTGTATTGTTTAGGAACGTTAACTAATTTCCTGACTAGGTATATAATGTATCAAATCTTAAAGGTCAGATCGTCCAGGCTTCACTGAtaacaagtattttttaaatttgttggcGAGATATTCAGTCGCGTTAACTGTAGGAAACCTGTTGAATCTATTCAGAGGTTCCACCCTAACGTAACACTAGAATTATTCTGATGTTAGATAACAATCACTAATACAGGTAACAATCATCGTTACTTAAGcaacaaatatattaacatattaataataatgataatacctTTGAATACAGTTTCTGCACTAGTCTTTTCCTGCAGTATTTAAAGTACTAACGATTGTTACTGAAGACATCAGAACAATAATTTAGGGAAACCTAATTGGAGTTTACCCTAAACCTTCAGGATAAAAGTTGATAGgttaatatgaaaactatacataCTGATTCAAgaaatttagattaaataaaactGGGTGGAGCGATTGTAATACGTACAGTTTgtctaaaatactgaaaaataaactcCAACACCAAAGAAAATTGGAAAATGTTGGATTCTAATCCTTGCTGAGAAATTCTTTAACAGGCTTAGTCACGTTGTTTCTACGTGACTAAATCCATAATAACAGTTGCTTATGAAAACTACATTCACTAAATTTAAAAGGTTTGAACTTGTCACTGTGCATgtttcatttcaaatgtttttctgttacaATATCTGTTCGTGaatttttttattggtgtttaaAAACATTGCagattcaactttattttctaaactctCACACatactattttcatattttcttgcCGTTCCTTAAAGacacaatatttcatgtaaactGCTTACTGACAAACTGTTTTACACAATCGTGGAAAATATGTATAAGTGTTTGACTTGTATAATAACTATCCAATAACGAAGCCAAAATCCATTAAATTTGAGGGATAAGAAAGCATTATCTTAAAGTTATTTAATGTAAACACTATCAGACTTTTGTACTCTACTAGTTTTTACACCATTTAGTAAGAAATTATAACTTCCATAATCAGTGAATCTGATCTGTCGTTTAACATTCTTTGCTAAACAAACGTAAAAAACTTCCTGGTAACATACTGATCTAAGTATGTCTATCGTCTCATAGCAGCGAAGTTACTCTCCAAACTTTGGAGCAGCGGGTGCGTTATAATTGTGGCTATCAAATCTCTTTGTTCTATTAGAGTAGGACTAGAGAAGAGGCTAGTGTAGAtaacccacgtgtagctttgtacaaaacaatcataatgaaagaaaatattaatagtaCTTTTTCATTATCACATGCGCAAGAGAAAGGGTGGAACAAGGTTGTACTTATTCTTCATGGGAAGGAGGGAACAAGGTTCTAATTATCCTTCATAGAAAGGATGCCACAAGACTGTACTTATACTTCATGGAAAGGAAGGAACAAGGTAATAATTATACATCATGGAAAGGAGGAAACAAGATTATActtcacttttatttaatatgatcAACATGGTAACAGGTGCTAAAGTGTCTCGAAATGATAAAGTTCATTACATTCattggtttttatttgtaaaatacacttttatttaagcAAATAACAATGTAATCGCAATACACGAGAACAGCAGACTATACGTAAGTTTAATAAATCGCACCCTGGATCCACGTTCAACACATGAAGAAGTAAATAAAACCCAGTAGATCTTTGTTGTACACATGCAACTCGACTGATTGAACTTCGTGAATTGTTTACGGAACGTTAACTAATTTCCTGACAAGGTATTAAATGTATCAAACATTAAAGGTCGGATCGTCCAGGCTTCACTagtaagaaattatattttttattttgttggcGAGATATTCAGCTGCGTTAACTGTAGGAAACCTGTAGGATCCATTGAGAGGTTCCACCATAACGATGCCATCAGGATTAACAAAGTAGGCCGCAGAACTTCTTGAACATTGCTTTTTAGATTCCTCCTTCGGAACCAGGACTCGATGAGGCTACATTGTGCAACCAAAGGTGTgcaattagaatattattactatttgaataagaaaataaagttaaatactttGTTCAAATTTATCAGCAAGCAAGCACAGTGAAGAAACTATAGTTTCCAGgcacttgtttttattatatcagttacaaaataaaatatttgctttagGTTTAAATAACATAACTAATCAATTCTTAGCTGACTTTATATcactgatattttaaatttgtgtttaaacacaaacTGCTGCTTTTGGTCAATGTGAGAGAAAAAAGATATTTACACAAGCTTACTATACTTCTAGATATCactcagtaaaatatatttataataaatatttacctgTGAGTAAGtttgtacattaaatattttgatattatgtatagatataatattactgtttactAATAagaatgttacaaatatatattgtcaTGTTAAACTACTACTATGTTTAATAGACCTCGCAACGAAGTTCttccatttttatttgttatcactCACTGTAGCCGGATATACTCCATCGCTCCAGATTGCCAACATATCTCCAACGTTTACCAAAATGGCTTCCTCTAGTGGGACAGCAGATATCCATTCTCCTGTTTTCGTtttcaactgaaatataaaaatgtaggaTTTATAAATTGTCGCCTTTCACGTGAAGTTATACACCataataaagtgatttttattgtttctataatcagttttataattgtttataatcGGTGTGCTAGTTTCGAGGTTGACATTGAGGAAAATCTAAAATACAAATTACAGGGGAACCTCGGTTTTCGAACAGATTGTTTGAGAGAAAAATGTCttggttgtcgaacataaacgcGCTTCCCGAAcaaagctgtcgtggcccgaaccccgaAATATCCCGACTGATGACCCTTCggccattttcggcccacgccatgCTTGcctaaaacattttacccgcacttctcgctcagtccacaccttcgctaaaatctgctgtgaacgttctcagttttctttcttttgttttctaaatattctgattaaataagccaccatggggtcaaagaaaaaaaatgaaaccagcaaaccaaaaagaaaagttgttacagctacaatagaggtgaaaaaagatctcatagcgaagtatgagagtggcgttcgcgtgtctgaccttgcaaCACAGTTTGGTGTGGCgaagtctgcaccatactgaaaaataaagaggtcatcaaaggagctgatgttgcaaaaggagttacagtgcttacgaaacaaagatcacaaacaatggaagacgTAGATAacctgttgttgatttgggtaaacgaaaacagttaactggtgatagcatttctgagactatcatttgtgagaaagcaaagcagttgcatgctgacctcctgacaAACaaccctggaacgagtgctgatacgaATGATGCCTTTAatgctagtaggggtggtttgaaaaatttaggaagagaactGGCATACAttgtgtggtgagacatggggagggtgcagttctaacaaagacgctgctgataaatttgttaggaaaTTTAAGGAccatgtagaagctgagggttttattccccaacaagtgttcaactgtgatgagacagacCTCtattggaagaaaatgccaaagagaacctacatcaccaaggaggagaagtcactgctaggacacaagccagtGAAGGACAGTCTAACTCTATTgctatgtagtaatgcaagtggggacttaaaacgtAAGTCTTTGCTTTTGTACCATTCTGAgacccgagggtttttaagaaaaatgtcttgaaaagtaaactaaatgtcatgtggagggctaatagtaaagcatgggtaaccaggcaattttttatggagtgggtccatgaagtgtttgccccatgtgtgaagaattacctcacggaaaaacagttgccactcaagacccttcttgtgatggacaatgcacatactcacccaccaggcttggaggacgggttggtggaggagtacaatttcattacggtgaagcttttgccccctaacacgactcctctcattcagcccatggactaGCAGGTCGTATCGAattttaagaaactctacaccaaatcACTGTTTCAAaagtgctttgaagtgacctgtGACACAGAGTTAACCGTCAGAGGGTTCtggaaaatcactttaatatcctccattgcttgaggatcatagacaaagcctggagtgaagtgtctttgaggaccataaACTCAGCCtcgaagaaattgtggccagactcagaagcagatagagactttgaggctgagcctgttgtcaagggtattgtctcactaggcaagtgtatgggcttgaatgtgagtggcgataatgtggaggagttggtggaagaccacaacactgagctcaccacggaagaactcaaAGATTTTCAGAAgaagcagcaacagaaggcaactgaggaagtgtcttcagatgatgAGGAAGGAAGGGAGGATgctcctagttcactaatcaaggaaatgtatggaaaatggggagagtcaCAAGGTTTTGGGAAAACATTTCACTCTGACAAAGGtgtagcaaactgcagcataaaccttttcaatgataatgccatgtcttacttcagaaacattttaaaatgcaggcaaaataaacctcattagacaagttttagtgagaaataggtctaGTGATTCTCAAGCAGGTTGTAACGGTGcaaagagacaaaaaaaaagagaaaagaaccccagaaggagagttacctgacgttttatggaaggtgactccctccaaacaataataaccctcctactctccatgtTTCTCACCActtttcacttacgccatcagctttCCTCAGCAGAGgtgaagtgcagttaaattttcatttattgtcttttttattgtctttatagtttttgtggtctTTATGcatgcaagtattattatacaggtataaataagcaatatttttacttaaaatgatccataatgcgtaatttttggaggtctgtaacggattaatttaatttacagtatttttatgggaaaaattgattcggttttcgaacagccttctggaacggattaagttcgagaaccgaggtaccactgtatttggAGTTTGTAAGTGTGGTTAAATATGAAtccttttaatatttgttatagcAACGAAAAGGGTTAATTATTGTACAACATACAGTTTCTTTGTATATACTAGCTGATGTACTCATTCAACGTACAGAGAAAATATTGTGGTCAAGGGAAGTGACATAGCATGGATGAGACCCGAGCTTCGACTGCTCTATATCAGGCATGCCCCTCAGTGGCACTGTGGCATGTatttggacttacaacactagctaaaataacaacaaaagactTCCCTCTCAGCCACTGAAAGACAGTTAAATTCActaggaaatattaaataaatcaattaaataattttataagaattaaatatattgtgattttaatattcagttatgACCTACGTGGATATCAGCCATCATGTCTTACGAAGCTGAGATGAGGTTTAGAAAAAAGAAGCAAGAAGAGACAATACAGATAACCAAGAACAATACACAGTGGACACGATTTCCAGattataaagttatattacattaaatctttatggttaaaagtttaattgtattcatttttaaaagCATTAATTTAATCGTTACCTCCAGACCACCAACATtatcttgaaacaaaaatgtcacCGTTCCAAAGTCAGAATGTTCACCGCAACGAACAGTCGTTGAAAGGTCAGTCACATCTGTCACAGGAGGGTTGTACAGCAGTCTTAATGTTGATGGATTTTCTTTGTACTTAGTGAGTTCTTGGTGTCTCTTCAAGAAAAAGTCTTCTGCGAGGTCTGGGCACCAAAAACATTCAGTTGTAAAGGTCGGTTATAGGGGAAAATTAGAAACACTTATTACACTgagattataaatttaatttctgtgaagtaattaaataaatatgttccTCTACCAGCAAGTGTATCTTGTACTTTAAACTTTTTACACTTCTGGCATTAAAAAGACTTGAAATTAAGAGAACACTTAagaataaacaacttaaaatgaacagaaacaaacaacaatatgaaGAAATATCGTTCTTCCACTGAACATAacatatacaatttatttatactaTTACTAATCTGTAAGTCAGTGTGGAAAATTGTTCTTTGATACAAAGCTATTTCATTAttgttcaaaattgttttaaattagtaattttttaacattatttttattatgtacaaactaatgtatattttacaccATAGGTGGTCTAAATGTCGCCCAACAAACAGACATGGGagaacagaaatattttcagGTGAGGGTgggtaatgaaacaaacatctaaatcaaCAAACTGTATTAATATGTGTTAAATCTGTTTATACATGATATTGTACCAGACATTATCCTAgtaatattagttaaataatcGGAGAAATACTACTGACAAATAATTCTCATATCTAAATGGAAGTCAAAATGTTACCTAAAGATAAGGCAAGAACCACCAAAAAACGGCGACACAGGTTCACGCACGAGTCGATGAAGTCAAGACAAGTTTCTTTGAATCCGGGAACATCTTGATCAGATGGAAAGATACATTCACTGTTCCCTATTtcataagtttcttttatttctttttaaattcccGTCTGGAGACTAAATGATGAAAGAACCGCAGTGGGTGTTAACTTTAAGGAGTCAGGGGACATTTAGTTACTTGTTTCTTTGAACAGAGATAATAATtggtaaatttgttttgtaaatataaatagaagtTCTGTGAATCTCCGTACACAACCAAGGTGAAGAAGTGGTCTTGTTTCGCTCCTGTGTTTATGTATAATCAGAATTGGTACAAAAGATGAGTGTTCGTGAAGGGCGAAGTTTGTTATTCTTTGTAAATATACGTCAATGTACGAGGTGATAGTGAAAGTCGATCACTTTTATTGTAATGGACTCAAAAGGTAACATGTAAAAGTGTCGAAGGTCAAGAACAAACTGAGGTTGGAGGAACTTTGTACCAAGACGCACATTTCCTTTGAAAGTGAATATAACTGTTTCACGTAATTATTTAGGAGAAGAATCGCAGTCTAGAGGACAAGGTACACAGCACTGTGATATACACTGCTCAGTCTACTTAATACAAATAGTAGCCTTACCTAAACAGGGCAAATAAGAACCAAATACACAGATAGTGtagaaactgtgtgtgtgtgtacgttttgGAAGCATGCTTtccaacaaatgaaaatattagaaaaatatttggtaTCTGTTATTATACTTTAGAGACCAGGTACAATAGAAatgaatataaagatatttattttaataactaattcaAATAACCTATTTTGTATCTTCGTCACTTTATTTTATCGTTTTTATTCTTTCCGTTATCAAAATATCTATTTGAGCGTAGTGGGTGGTTGATGTTTTTTAACAACTGtggaatgtttaaaataagtagAGTTTTGCTAACAACCAACAGAGGAcatttgttgttagtgatattttctctctctctcataggtatttgggtattgatgtttatatacccaggagggtcatgTTTCGTCGACCTCTCCTACTTcccttatatttgtttttacaactgtcaagtgtatttatacactGCACACGAGGGCTACCGTAACCCGTACCcactcaggcccctttcaggacaatgtccatgcactatctacacatacacttcgtgcaaaaaatcatttttctttatagttccatgattatttgcactttcattacataggtattaactataaaacattttcattaaaaaacccTTTCAAAGTTTAGTAATTAACCCCTAAACTAATGTGTAGTTTAGTTTATAGATTACCTTTTctctttatttagaaaatatatattcactgggaaaaggtgtttaggtctatcctcatcatgtataCACTTCCTGTGTAGTTCGCTTACCAGTTCGTTTTTTCTCCAATTTCTgtcaaaataattcattgtgctatgtagaagtctatctgctATGTGCGCGTATTTATACATGAATTCTGATAATGTTGTTCTgagtactttataagctgttgtaagtaatgtattttgtattgtttgttgttttgtttgaagtagtttttttgttacttacatttatccatgcaggggctgcATAATTATTGACAGGACTAATGTACGTTTTGATGTTATGCTTTTTTATGATGTTATCTGCTGTTGCTACACTGGTTTTACCAGTTAGTCttctagcatagtttgttcttcgccaaatttttgttctaatgttacttcTGTGGTTTACCCACGTTAGTTTTGAGTTAAATGTAAATCCTAaacattttgcagatgtagcagtctgaaagAGTGCTCCATTCATAGATCTGAggttgtgtttttatgttttaatgatatCAGTAGAAAtagtttggttttttgaatttcgcgcaaagctacaaaagggctatctgcgctagccctccctaatttagcagtgtaatactatagggatggcagctagtcatcaccacccaccgccaactttgggctactcttaccaacgaatagtgggattggcttacacattataacgccccacggctgaaagggcgagcatgtgtggtgtgacaggggttcaatcccacgaccctcagattacgagtcgagtgccttaaccaccttgccatgctgggtCGGGAGGATTAGAGAACCAGGATCAAGTTCCATACTATTTCAACGGTTTGATTTTTGGCTTCTTTGTAACGAAGGTGTAGTAGTACAGAAATGATTATATTGCGTCGCGATTGTTTAAGAACATTGATCTAAATAGATAAAATCAAAAAGTAGATAAATCAGCACTGAGGAATATCTGAAGAACTTTTGGAAGATAGACTTTCATTTATCAGGAGTTCCACTTCTTCACTTACCGAGATAAATCTTTATAATCAAAAATGATTATTGTTAAcctttttattgtgattttatgaaatatattgggggaaaataacaaaataaatttacattaactTCAAGGATATTTTC
Proteins encoded in this region:
- the LOC143243709 gene encoding putative iron/ascorbate oxidoreductase DDB_G0283291 isoform X1; the protein is MATLVQIKKYVPGFKETCLDFIDSCVNLCRRFLVVLALSLDLAEDFFLKRHQELTKYKENPSTLRLLYNPPVTDVTDLSTTVRCGEHSDFGTVTFLFQDNVGGLELKTKTGEWISAVPLEEAILVNVGDMLAIWSDGVYPATPHRVLVPKEESKKQCSRSSAAYFVNPDGIVMVEPLNGSYRFPTVNAAEYLANKIKNIISY
- the LOC143243709 gene encoding uncharacterized protein LOC143243709 isoform X2; translated protein: MATLVQIKKYLAEDFFLKRHQELTKYKENPSTLRLLYNPPVTDVTDLSTTVRCGEHSDFGTVTFLFQDNVGGLELKTKTGEWISAVPLEEAILVNVGDMLAIWSDGVYPATPHRVLVPKEESKKQCSRSSAAYFVNPDGIVMVEPLNGSYRFPTVNAAEYLANKIKNIISY